The following proteins are co-located in the Camelina sativa cultivar DH55 chromosome 12, Cs, whole genome shotgun sequence genome:
- the LOC104730226 gene encoding autophagy-related protein 11-like, producing MSGSFTGSFVDDGKLLLCVAENGHSFEFECSGTTSVESVMRFVESVSGIAFSDQLLLSLDMKLEPQKLLSAFGLPASDREVFIFNKAMLQSNSHPPSPEDVDLQDIADALPPASLHEHHPLDDASDPALKALPLYERQFRYHFHKGRTIYNCTVVKHENCDRLTREQKVQQRAVEVATRNLEQYYRVIYQNFLEFMKRYKHQHRLHSDLLMNFGRDIEKLRSAKIHPYLQTDSRKCLLDFVKEDNLKKAVENCASSHRQFENKIAQFQQMFVEVKRKVEELFACRASLSMKNLEGTVKDHERFIDEEKSIMQSLSKDVNTVKKLVDDCMSSQLTSSLRPHDAVSALGPMYEVHDKNHLPKMQSCYNSISELLDFCKNKKNEMNNFVHSYMQKITYVTYIIKDAKLQFPVFREAMVRQDDLFADLKLVRGVGPAYRACLAEVVRRKASMKLYMGMAGQLAEKLAMKRETEVRRREEFLKTHGSFVPRDVLASMGLFDTPTQCDVNLAPFDTSLLNIEIADVDRYAPEYLVGLHSKVASLRSSLTMSSDSSLSAEPDEIGLDTFDKDNFDDILAASELVEIAGTSKMEVENAKLKADLASAISRICSLGPQFEYDLVDESEVENLMKNAAEKTAEALQAKDEYEKHLLIMLKEKQRHCDSYEKRIRELEQRLSDEYLQGQRHNNKDASGLNLMDAKVSEYKVEASCDVEGNKTHVSGSEPMDEVSCVSNLTSKQPCKAREGMDENMVDSSQVLGHPLDSSMLESQQNHEKGGKDNVAGEMGVFLSTSSTAESPTKSFDDNAATGRGLDAKHSDGIILELRNELMEKSNKLSETESKLNSAMEEVSNLSRELETNQKLLEESQMNCAHLENCLHEAREEAQTHLCAADRRASQYNALRASAVKMRGLFERFRSSVCAGNGIADFADSLRTLAQALANSVNENEDDGTAEFRKCIRVLADKVSFLSKHREELLEKCQNLEATSEQTRKDLEEKKEMVKTLYAKHQLGKQANKEKISFGRLEVHEIAAFVLNQAGHYEAINRNCPNYYLSSESEALFTDHLPNRPTYIVGQIVHIERQLVKLPSSLSASASLEAGKTHHLGSDQVSRTLASSSISKSSSATTTSNPYGLSSGCEYFIVTIAMLPDTAIHQQAS from the exons ATGAGCGGAAGCTTCACTGGGAGTTTCGTCGATGATGGCAAGCTTCTTCTCTGTGTGGCTGAGAATGGCCACTCGTTTGAATTTGAATGCAGCGGGACTACTTCTGTTGAATCTGTGATGCGTTTTGTTGAATCTGTTTCTGGTATTGCCTTCTCTGATCAGCTGCTTCTCTCCCTGGATATGAAACTTGAGCCACAAAAGCTGCTTTCTGCTTTTGGGCTTCCTGCTAGTGACAGggaagtttttattttcaacaagGCTATGCTGCAAAGTAACTCTCATCCGCCATCACCGGAAGATGTAGATTTACAAGACATTGCTGACGCTTTACCACCGGCTTCATTACATGAACATCATCCCTTGGACGATGCATCAGATCCTGCTTTAAAGGCTTTACCTTTGTATGAAAGGCAATTTCGGTACCATTTCCATAAAGGCCGCACCATCTACAATTGCACGGTTGTGAAGCATGAGAACTGCGACAGGTTAACCAGAGAGCAAAAGGTACAACAGCGGGCTGTTGAAGTTGCTACGCGGAATCTGGAACAGTATTACAGGGTGATCTATCAGAACTTTCTTGAATTTATGAAGCGTTATAAGCATCAACACCGCCTCCACTCTGATTTGCTGATGAACTTTGGAAGGGATATTGAGAAACTAAGGTCAGCTAAGATTCACCCTTATCTTCAAACTGATTCAAGGAAATGCTTATTGGATTTTGTCAAGGAAGATAACCTCAAAAAGGCTGTAGAGAATTGTGCTAGCTCTCACAGGCAATTTGAGAATAAGATTGCACAGTTCCAGCAGATGTTTGTCGAAGTCAAGCGCAAGGTGGAGGAGTTGTTTGCTTGCAGGGCTTCCTTATCAATGAAGAACTTAGAAGGGACTGTTAAAGATCATGAGCGGTTCATTGATGAGGAGAAGAGCATAATGCAATCCCTCAG CAAGGATGTCAATACGGTTAAGAAACTTGTGGATGATTGCATGTCTAGCCAACTTACCTCATCCCTCCGTCCCCATGATGCTGTTTCAGCCCTGGGTCCTATGTACGAAGTGCATGACAAGAATCACCTTCCCAAAATGCAATCTTGCTATAACTCGATTTCAGAGTTGCTAGATTTCTGCAAGAAtaagaagaatgagatgaacaactttgtacaCAGTTACATGCAAAAGATAACGTACGTCACATATATCATCAAAGATGCTAAGTTACAGTTTCCTGTTTTTAGAGAGGCAATGGTGCGCCAGGATGACTTATTTGCAGACTTGAAGTTAGTCCGTGGTGTTGGCCCCGCTTATAGGGCCTGTCTTGCAGAGGTGGTGAGAAGAAAAGCCTCTATGAAGCTTTACATGGGCATGGCTGGGCAATTGGCAGAGAAGCTTGCTATGAAGAGGGAAACAGAGGTCAGAAGACGTGAGGAGTTTCTTAAAACACATGGTTCCTTCGTACCTCGTGACGTGTTGGCTTCAATGGGTTTATTTGATACTCCCACTCAGTGTGATGTCAATCTCGCTCCTTTTGATACCAGTTTGCTAAATATTGAGATCGCGGATGTTGATCGATATGCTCCTGAGTATCTAGTTGGGTTACATTCGAAGGTTGCATCCTTAAGAAGTTCACTGACCATGTCTAGTGATAGCTCGCTTTCTGCTGAGCCTGATGAGATAGGTTTAGACACTTTCGACAAAGACAATTTTGATGATATCCTAGCAGCCTCTGAATTAGTAGAGATAGCTGGGACCAGCAAGATGGAAGTTGAGAATGCAAAACTAAAAGCTGACCTTGCTTCTGCAATCTCTCGGATCTGTTCATTAGGCCCACAATTTGAATATGATTTAGTGGATGAAAGTGAAGTAGAAAATTTGATGAAAAATGCTGCAGAGAAGACAGCAGAGGCATTGCAGGCCAAAGATGAGTATGAGAAACATCTTCTAATTATGCTCAAGGAAAAACAAAGGCACTGTGATTCATATGAGAAGCGCATCCGTGAACTGGAACAACGTCTTTCTGATGAGTATCTGCAGGGACAGAGACATAATAATAAAGATGCATCTGGCTTGAACCTTATGGATGCAAAAGTTAGTGAATACAAAGTAGAAGCTTCATGTGACGTGGAAGGAAATAAAACTCATGTATCTGGTTCAGAACCCATGGATGAGGTCTCATGTGTTTCAAACCTTACTAGCAAGCAGCCATGTAAAGCTCGGGAAGGTATGGATGAGAATATGGTCGATTCCTCTCAGGTGCTCGGTCATCCGCTTGACTCATCGATGCTGGAAAGCCAGCAAAACCATGAGAAAGGTGGAAAGGATAATGTGGCAGGGGAAATGGGTGTGTTTCTAAGTACTAGTTCGACAGCAGAGAGCCCAACGAAATCTTTCGATGATAATGCGGCAACTGGCAGAGGTTTAGATGCCAAACACAGTGATGGTATTATCTTGGAACTTAGAAATGAGCTGATGGAAAAGTCCAATAAACTGAGTGAAACAGAGTCCAAGCTAAATAGTGCTATGGAAGAGGTATCCAATTTGAGCAGAGAGTTGGAAACCAATCAGAAGCTTCTTGAAGAATCCCAG ATGAACTGTGCACATTTGGAGAACTGCTTACATGAAGCAAGAGAAGAAGCCCAGACCCATCTTTGTGCTGCTGATCGTAGAGCTTCTCAGTATAATGCACTTCGTGCTTCAGCTGTGAAGATGCGAGGTCTCTTTGAAAGATTCCGGAGCTCTGTCTGTGCTGGTAATGGGATTGCTGATTTTGCTGACTCCTTGCGAACTTTGGCTCAAGCTTTAGCCAA CTCCGTtaatgaaaatgaagatgatggtaCTGCTGAGTTCCGGAAATGCATCCGAGTCCTGGCAGACAAAGTTAGCTTCCTCTCCAAACACCGGGAGGAATTACTGGAAAAGTGCCAAAATCTTGAAGCTACAAGTGAACAGACAAGAAAGGACttggaagaaaagaaagagatggtGAAAACATTGTACGCTAAGCACCAACTTGGGAAGCAG gcaaataaggaaaagatatCATTTGGTCGTCTTGAAGTCCATGAGATAGCAGCATTTGTGCTAAACCAGGCAGGGCATTACGAGGCGATCAACAGGAACTGCCCAAATTACTATTTGTCTTCTGAATCCGAGGCATTGTTCACAGATCATCTCCCAAACCGGCCTACATACATTGTTGGACAGATTGTCCACATCGAGCGCCAATTAGTGAAACTGCCATCATCACTTTCAGCTTCTGCATCTCTCGAGGCGGGTAAGACGCATCATCTCGGCTCAGACCAGGTCTCGAGAACTCTGGCATCAAGTTCAATCTCAAAATCATCTTCAGCAACTACAACATCAAACCCTTATGGTCTCTCTTCAGGATGTGAATACTTCATAGTGACGATAGCAATGCTTCCTGACACTGCTATTCATCAACAAGCTTCCTGA